The genomic DNA atttgatattatatttaGTTGTcatatgaattaaattaattattatattaatttaatttgataattaaatattGTGCACTGATTATTGAATGTGATAGTTTGGAGTGAGAAAATACAATTTCACACTTTTTTTAATTCATTCTTATTTACCCAAGTAAAAAGTGAAATAAAAGAAACCTCCATTCAAGCAAAGTTGGTTTACAAGATACCAGCTACTGCCTAGCCAATTTTTAGACCATTGTTTCAACCAAAAATTACATAGCAAGTTTTTCAAGGTACACTCAGCTATTTAATGAGTTATTTCTGTTTTTTAACCATATTCATGTAAGTAATAATCTGTTTCAATCGTATTTAAGCATAGTTGTTTGGttgtttataattattttggttcTTTTTTCTTGTTGTATATCTCGAAAATTAGTGATatatgttttctttttcatttcattcAAGTTGATATTTAATAGTTCTGTTTTGAGGATTTGTTGCGTATTGCTGTCATCTTTTCTTTAATTGTACATCTGTTATTCTTGTGTTATTTTATTGTTCTGTAGCTGACATCTATTTGCTGCATATATTAATGATGATGATAACGATGATTGCAAaaccaaagaagaaaaagaattaATTGTTACCTAGAGACAAACCCAATTCAAGCAAAAATAAGGATAAACCATAAATCACGAtttccatttatatatatattaatatcctTGGAGCTATTGTTATTCATATTCTTGTTATTTGGATCATATAGCTTATTTTACATggtttttcttttcttgtttGATGAGTCAATAAATCAACTTGGGAATTGAAAATTTAATCAGGTTTGAGAGACTGAAGAAACGGCTTCAACGGGGTAGAGGTGAATACAATCACGCCATGGGTTGTTCTTGTTTGAGTCCCCAGCTATTGGTCTCACACACTCCCAAACACAGCTGCAACACTTAGGTCCAGTACCCATCCCAAGCATCAACACCTTGTCACCTTTCTTTACACGTTCCTTGGCCTCCATGTAAGCCAACTCGTACCACATTGAAGAAGACGACTGGTTCCCGAATCTATGCAGTGTCATTAAAGAAGCTTCAACATCTCTCCCATCAAGCTTTAACCCTTTGGCTATCTCTCCTATTAGTGCCCTTCCAGAGGTTGGCAGACAGAAATGCTGTATCGCTGTCTTAAAGCCTGGCATGTATATTTCCCCTTGTTTATCTTTGAATTTCTTTCGAATTACTGAGACGATATGCTTGAGCTTTTCCGTTAAAGGTAAGATTTTCAAACCAAGAATCGTCATGTGTGACCTCAGAATTTCTCCTGCTGCTGGCAGTAAACCTTTGTTTATGGTAACCCCAAGTTTTCCATCATCGTCTTCTTCACGGATAGCCGTCAAATAAGCCTTGTCATCAAAGGCTGTTTGGGTTCTCAGTGTCCGTATGAGCCTGTATTTAGATGTTTTACTTGCTTCTTTTCTGTTGGTGAGCAACAGAGCTGCACTGCCCATCCTGAAGAGACAGTTAATGAGCAACTTAGACCTCTCATGACCTGAATACCAACCGGCAGACAAGATTTCGGTGCTAATAACAATGGCGTAGCAATTGTTATTAGTTTTGAGAAGATTTTGAGCCAAGTCAATGCCAATAGCTCCTGCACTGCACCCCATACCAGAAAGGTTAAAGCTCTTCACATCACTTCTCATGGAGTATTTGTTGACGATGATGGAAGACAAAGAAGGTGAGGGGCAAAAGGCACTACAGTGAACAACAAGTATATCAATATCTCGAGGAGAGAGTTTGGCTTTGGTTAAAAGATCATCCATTAGTGGGAGCAGAATCATTTCGGCTTCTTTAATGTATTCCCGTTGATGGGTTTTGGGAGGGGAGCTAAGTAAGGCTGGAGGAAGATAAGTTTGTTCGCTTAAACCCGAAGAAGCTACTATTTTGGCCATGAATTCTACACTTTGACTGTCAAAAGATATAATGGAGGAAGCATGTTGTATGAAGCGAGAGAGAGGGAGTTGGCAAGTGCTTGGTGGTTTGAAACAAGAGAAGTCTACAAGGTACACTGAAGGGGGCTTGAAGGCCAAGGCTCCAACTCTTAGCATATAAACAAGAAAGAAACAAGACAGTAAGAGGAGGTGGAAAATGGGGTTCCAATTCCATTGTTGGAACATAAACAAACGTTGAAGGGAGAGTAAGACAAGTAGAAGTTGAAGAGGGGTTGAAGTTGAATGCAGGTTTTTGGAGAGCATCGCCATTGTTGAGAGGAAAATGGCGATGATGTTGGACAATGAATTGTGCTGCTTAAGCTTAGGTAGAGAGAGAGGATCCATTCTCAAGATTAGCTAGGATGGGAATCCTCAAGTGTTTTTTGGGTTTTGTTTCAGCTCTGGATGCCGAGAAGGCATTAAATACAAGTGTAAATGAAGTGACCGCCAGAATGTTCCTTGGATTATCTGTTTTCAACCTAAATTTTTTCTTTCGGCAAAAAGAAAAACCATAAAATTTTGGATAAACATGAAAAGTATATTATCAaagttatttataaaataaaaattgaattaaatctgaatactttatttttatattaaataaattaattttgtatGTTAAAACTTTTTATAGGGATTTGATTCGTCCAATGCAACACTAGGATCTGTATTATTATAtttgtattattatattttaaaatgagaTTATAATGTTTAGATCATTAAATATTTCGATCATCTTGTAATATCACATTATGAAATAAAGTTAAGATATTGTAATTAGAATGTAATCTCATTACAACTAATTTTTAGGTTATATTATATTGCATGCGTAATCTTAAATTTTAGAGTAATTTGTCTtttccttttattattttaatcaatttagattTTTTTGTAATAAAGTTtaagattaattaaaaaaaattcttaatAGTGAACCTGTCATACATTACATTtacatttattatatattatttaataatttattaattatgataataattataattacagTTGGTGTTGTAATCACTTTTCGTGAATTATTATAGGtatgattttaaatttattttaacatcgtatattcatttattaatatataaatggtAATAAAAAGTAAGAATTGtaataatttatcataatttttgaaaattgaggttaaaaaatattaaaagagctAAACTTGTTAAAAAATAAATTCTATAACAAGGGTAATTGAGTAAAATGTACTTTTAGATGCATTATGTCAACCAAAAATCTCAATCTTACATTCCAATCAAATAAATCAAACAATATAATCTCacattttatctataattttatatttccgTAATAGAACATAATTTAATATTCAACCAACTAAACATAAAGTACTGCAACAATTTAGTTGTACGTGATATAGTTTGTTAATAAATACAGATGTGATTATATTAAAACTTAGTATGTCAATTAAAGGTGTTCCGGCTTAATAAGAACATCTCAAGAAAGAAAACTCAATCCAGTATGGTAAGCCCTTGTGAAATATGCATAACATATGGAATCAATAATGGAGATTATTCTAATTTGTAATTGGAATTAAGAACGACTTATGTGAAAGCTCATTCCAGGAGTAAATAAGTTTTAATGAGTGAAAACACGCAATATGTTATTTGAATTGGTAAATAAGTTTTAATAAGTGAAAACACCCTAAAATGTTATGCTAATTGGTAAAGTCGATCATGCTTGAATGTTGTGTCCAATGTGATAATGGTATGAAATTGGCATAATTGAAACTTTGAACCTATGTTTTAAAAAGAACTCAACACTATTTAAGGATAGGGTGATCTACGAAATTCAAGTGTACTTATAAATCTTTTTTATCTTAATGCATTAGTGGTTTAAATACGTAGGTAAAAAAAATTTCCGAGAGGCTCGAGGCCATAAATTTCAGAGGATTGCATAACCAACAAGGTTTAAATGTTATAAAGTTTGGGTTTGTATTTGGTTCTTAGTGTTTTGGCACGTACATTGAGTTAAACACATTTGGGGACTTGATTTGAGCTAGAATGAGCTTTGAAAATGTTGTAAAACAATCTGAAACTTATGAGTGTCATATGATGATATTTGGGGATGTTTTGGGATGTGTTTGGACTAAATTTCAGGTCCTTTATACTTAAGTAGATTTGATCATGGGTTGAACCACTCGCCTAGGCTTAAAGATCTGCTTGAAAAGTgggagggtttggacaaaaaatatatgcccgaaaaataggcttgaataaaaaataatatccATTTTATAAATGCGTCGGGCCTTGGGTAGGACCTTTTGGCCCGAGCCTAGCCCGAATAAGCCTAAACTTTTTTTTCTTACTGTTATGTTTttgttttgctatcattttgctattatattactactattttgttgcttttttttggatattgtataactcttgttttattgttaaattgctattattttagagacattcaCTTTGTTAAGTTGCAACTatgttagtgttatttaagtataaatttaaaaaaaaaatgtaatttcaatttgttaggaaacatttattttaatgtttttagtgtatttgatgaattatatttttaaatttgcttTTATGTAAAAAAgtctaaaaaaattaatataggcGGGCCGGGTCAAGCTCAGGTTTAGCGTTTTTAATCTGGGTCGAGCTTGGGAagaattttaggcccattttttgggtTGGGTCAAGCCCAACCCTAGAAAACAAGCCTAAAATTTTGCTTTCAACCCTGTCTGGCCCAACTCATGATCAGGTCTACACCCAGGTATCAGTACCTAGCCTTTAGGCATCGATACTTGGAAAGGCAATGGCTAAAATGCTACAATATTAGGGCAAGGTGCTGACACATATGATCTATGTACCAAAAACTCTACCCTAGACTTGGTCAATTGCATTGTTTTGGCCTATTTTGACTCTTGAGAATTTGCTTTGGGTCTCGATCACTATAATCACTTTTGAATAGAttctaaatgattttaaaatgtttttaaatcCTCTAAATTGGTTTTAACTTAATGATAAAGTtttattaaattgttttaaagtttaatttcttaaatattttCAAGTTTTGTGTTATGTACATGTTTCGCTAGTATCTTCTATTCATACCAGACATTGGGataggtaaggagtgttacagttAAGTGGAGGTGATCATAGTGTGACAAGTAGAAAGCCTAATTAATTGACACATTAGAATTTTATAatgttaaattaatatttttttattgttggTACAACTCATACACTATTGGTAGAAGTAACTCATTGCCACATACATTGCTAGCGTGTAATTCTTGTTATTCAATTTTAGAATGTGGATATGTGAGGGAACACCCTTGGCCAATATGGGCCAAACGTTGGTTTCATTTTTTTGTACTACTATATTTAAGATGTAATGCACCAAACTCGACCCAAAAAATTAGATTTGAATCTTGGGCGCTGTCACTCTTATATGATTAAAACTTAGTTTTACTTATCCAAATTTCAATCGAATATAGTTATAATGCGTAAGTATAAATAATGAAGAAATCTCACTAAAAAAATCAAGAATTTAGTTATAACTACGATTGAAATGGTGTCCTAGTTTATCATAATTGTTCCATGCAAAAGACTTTTATAAAACAACTCAGACTTGGATACGCCAATAAGCTTgctctgtatgcataataacccATCTTGCCACCCATTGACGTAGCCCTGGCATCGTCCCTTCAAGCAAAAACCCTTAAAACCCACCTGAAACATAACACACAGAGATAAGTTTAATGGAACTTAGTGAGGCAAACACCATTTACTTGAATCATACTTACACGCCACATTTAACGTGTCAAGAACCATCTTATTACTCTTGTTCTTCATCCAGTCTCTAACAAAAGCTTCCTTTGTTTCCTTTTCTTTATTGACGTTAGTTACCATACTTTACTTTAAGACCATTTCCTTCTCTTAAGTGCCTTTGAGACCTTACCTTTATTCTCTGTTCATCAAGCAATGACTTCCTCAAACTTCAGAATGAGATTCGCACATAGGCAATCGGTACTTCTTTTCAAGCATATCATGCTTATGTTCATTTTTAAAATACATTCTCTTTAAATTTCCATCTCTACACAAAACTTAATCATATTGAGTACCTTACCGTAATACTCATAGATAAGTTTCATATTTACTGACCTAATAGTTTACCTTTTGAAATAATAAGAAATGCACCTATCACTTAGTACTAAGTCCACCACAAGAAGAGTACTTCATGGTTTAATCTTGAGAGCCTTTCGAGAACACCCCACAGGAATAGCCCATTCAATGTGTGCTGTGAAAACTTTCTCTATAGGATCCGCCATAGAGGATATTCCTACATAACCCGTTGCGAGGGCGTAGCCTTTATTCTATTGCCACGAAAGCTTTAAGtcctaaaatttttctttcataTTGTTCTTTCCTTATTCGTCGAGAATTCTCTCTCTTCAGAATACGTCatggaaattaattttttttcttttagggtCTGCCATCGAGGCGTTTCCTTTAGAAGGTTGTCTCAAGGTCCATTCTTTAGGATGCACCACAAAGGTGTCCTTTACAAGATTTGTCACGAAGGCTTCCATTTTCTTCGATCACCACAAAGGCTTCcattaaaattgtaacaccccgaacccgagaccgttgccggtgtcggaaacgaggggttaacaagccaaaaccacttatggcaccgaccaatttgacattcccaggcaagctggaaaactgcgtcgctgtcgccttaaaaagcatatctcgagtttcacaactcagaaactgattccgtaaattttccatgaatttagactcatatatccatccatggatttatttatagaatttttagtagggccaattagtacagtttattagttaaagtcacccatgttacagtggtcgactacactgaccttcgcgcgttacaacttgaatatctctctgtacatggtttcaatactgatgccgtttgtttctaatgaaactagactcaaaaaggaatctgcacatataaggcatgatttctaattcattctggataatttatggtaaattttcaaagtctcaacaggggacccagaaactgttctggtcctgtctcacgagaactttaatatctctcggtatactgttcatatgatcgtttcgttactttcatatgaaaatagactcgtcaaggttcgattgcataatttattcactatttaacaccattcctacaaaattttggtaatttttcacatccacatcactgcagctggcagcatctgtttttaaggtaggctttacctatattgtagttcccatggaccaactatagtctagtcatacttaggtccacatatgatcatatttagccattccaatggctgatcatgtgaccaactctctcattccaaaccataatcacatcatgaaaccaaatataattacaaaccacatatggtcaaattccatactccacttttacgaaccattttcgcatggtcgcacacatatacatcacaaagtacttaaaaacaaccgagggtagtcctatacatgccatatccaaaactcaactaaaggagtaccaaaaagggctttgatagtgtggttgacttcaacttctatgatcccgaatccgatcgctaacgagcaaaatctataaacagagaaacaaagaaacggagtaagcaatttatgcttagtaagtttcgagccataatatacacacaaccaaagcatagcattcaagtagctaaacaataattcatatgcacaatttctcaaggacatgcttacttcacaatcccaactctcatgttcatacacaaataacggcttagttaatgccgatagctcatttatcattggagcgaatattcatacgacttactcatagtgtgcaaagcacacacaaaacataccttgttgttgggaacttcacaagtgcattaactgaaaattttacagcaagcttataattttcaaatcacatacctttgagtttaaccggatatagctactcgttcaaacgccgggacatagccggttatggtaacccgcacaaatgccttgggacttaaccggatatcacaactcgcacaattgccttgggcttagcccggatatcatagcttcgcaccattgccttgggcttagcccgatatcacaactcgcacaattgccttgggcttagcccgatatctggtcgcacattcatacacatctttgtttcaatttcataacaaacttttatgcacaatttacttaatcaagaatatcatttcgctcaatggccacatacaagggcacaatttcgattgcttattacttcgttcaatcgaatcaaaatctaagtttcgatactcgaaaacttacctcggatgttgtcgaacgattcgatggctattcgactactttttccttccctttatcggatttggtccccttgctcttgagcttaatttaacaaataatttgattcaatcatttgagtatcgaaaagaggaactcaaggcacttagcccacatatattcactagacattaaagtcacataagtacgaattcatgaatcgactcaacacacaaagccttcaacatgcttactcatggccgaacaacacaacctcttaggcactcattcatggccgattatgcatgttgatgttgaggccaattacatgtttgacaccacacatgaatggcacacattttactagctaatgctttacatattgtagctcaatacttataatataacatcaagcactcatatggcagattatacttagtcatacttgcaccaaatcaacaataaattccaagattttcacatcatatgtgtactaggccgaatgtacttgccatttcacaaacattcttcaacattttcttctttaaacaaacatatttatcacttacttcataaccaaaacatcatgtgcaaacatatatacacatataggtgcaaggccgaattctcaaggtgttcacaaccatccaaaacacaattttaactatcatgcaagaagcataaaccatgctcatgggCATACCAaggcgaatacctcacacaccatgctccttttaattttttggtcatggttaaacaaaaaaactcaatgtcttactcaagattgctacaaagaaatttcgagagtagtcaatccatcattgcatgcatcattagcaagcttcacatttagcatgcaatggctttaacacaataacaaccttggccaaataccatttccatggcataacaaggatttgaaccatggctaacatgaacatcaagttagcaactaaaacatgcatgaatctcatgacacaacctcaaacataccttaatcttgatgcaagtatagccaaatctccttctagatctcttctaaaccaaaagatGGTGCAAAATCCTACCTTCTTCCCTAGTAATttcgccaaaaggaaagaacaaggatgaacaaattttcttttcttttttttttcactcacggcacaagggaaaaggatgagcaattttttgattttttgtttctcatccaacatcattaattttttatcatttaatacatcatgcattaacaaaacatgtttcaacatgttttctttgcccataaaccatgtcatggcggccgctaagcttcttttggggaaatttgacatgcaaatcctttatttttgcatgcatgatcaactagtcatcacacatcttcccatcatactttcaaagtttactactaggtcctttctagtgaaatttacctttataactctaaatcgaaacatcaaaatgtcacacatgaatacacacatattataggcatcaaaataaattttaaattatttttatgcctcggttttgtggtcccgaaaccatattccgactagggtcaattttgggtgtcacaactctccccacttaagaaattttcatcccgaaaatcttaccgtaaatagggttgggtatcgctctttcatagagttctcgtttcccaagtagcttcttctatcccgtgtttgagccataacactttcactagcggaacccgcttgtttcgcaactctttcacttcacgtgctaggatacgaatcggttcttcctcataactcatattggcttgaatttcaacctctgatggactaattaggtgcgacggatcagatctatagcgtcgaagcatcgaaacatgaaagacgtcgtgaatcttttcgagttcgggggcaaaatcagacgatatgccactggaccgactcgctcggatatctcatatggcccaatgaaccttgggctcaacttgcccttacggccgaatctgagtatctttttccaaggtgaaaccttgagaaacactttatctcccacctgatgctcgatgtctttacgcttcagatccgcgtacgacttctgacgatcggaggctatcttcagactttcacggattactttcactttctgttcagcatctctaatcaaatccaccccgaaaattttgctttcaccgagctcaatccaaaacaatggtgtacggcatttacgaccgtacaaagcctcgtagggtgccatcttaatacttgattgaaaactattgttgtaagcgaattcaatcaaaggcaaatatcgttcccatgaaccactgaactcgaggatgcaacatcttaacatatcctcaagtatctgaattatccgctcggattgaccatcggtttgggggtgaaaggcggtgctgaaatgtagcttggtacctaaagcttcttgcaacttcttccaaaatcgcgaggtaaatctcggatctctatccgacacgatggaaataggcaccccgtgtaatctcacaatctgagaaacgtacagttcggctagttcgtccat from Gossypium arboreum isolate Shixiya-1 chromosome 9, ASM2569848v2, whole genome shotgun sequence includes the following:
- the LOC108452146 gene encoding 3-ketoacyl-CoA synthase 6, which produces MDPLSLPKLKQHNSLSNIIAIFLSTMAMLSKNLHSTSTPLQLLLVLLSLQRLFMFQQWNWNPIFHLLLLSCFFLVYMLRVGALAFKPPSVYLVDFSCFKPPSTCQLPLSRFIQHASSIISFDSQSVEFMAKIVASSGLSEQTYLPPALLSSPPKTHQREYIKEAEMILLPLMDDLLTKAKLSPRDIDILVVHCSAFCPSPSLSSIIVNKYSMRSDVKSFNLSGMGCSAGAIGIDLAQNLLKTNNNCYAIVISTEILSAGWYSGHERSKLLINCLFRMGSAALLLTNRKEASKTSKYRLIRTLRTQTAFDDKAYLTAIREEDDDGKLGVTINKGLLPAAGEILRSHMTILGLKILPLTEKLKHIVSVIRKKFKDKQGEIYMPGFKTAIQHFCLPTSGRALIGEIAKGLKLDGRDVEASLMTLHRFGNQSSSSMWYELAYMEAKERVKKGDKVLMLGMGTGPKCCSCVWECVRPIAGDSNKNNPWRDCIHLYPVEAVSSVSQT